One Bythopirellula goksoeyrii genomic window, CTTAATTTCTTGGAACGTACAATTGCTCCCTTTCTTGGAGCAGGAAGCACTTGCGGAACGCTTCGATTTTGCGGTCGCCTCCTATAAGGAGCCGAATCGACAGTTGGGTGCGACCTTAATGCCAATGTTTCTATGTCCCAGCACTCCAGAGGAGCAGCTGTTTAGCCCTATTTCTTTATGGCGCGGCCAGGCGTTTACTGACTACGCAGGCGTCTACGGTGTGGAAGGCCCCGGGCGAGACCACCCCGACTTCGGCAATCCCCATGCCCTCCATCCCCCCCTGCAAACGGTCAACGATGAGTCCCTGGGAGTCATGGTCTACGACGTTCCTGTATCTCTCAAACAAATTCAGGATGGAACTGCACAAACTGCGATCTTCGCCGAAGTACTTGTTCGTCGAGTTTCCAGCATGGAGTGGGCAAATGGACACAATATTCTGGCCCAGCACGAATCGATCCCTATCAATGGCGAGTTGGGTTACGACGAGATTGGGAGCCCCCATCCAGGTGGGGCATTGGTCACGTTCTGCGATGGACATGCGTCGTTTCTCCACGATGAACTAGAGCAAAACGCTCTCAACGCCTTGCTGACTCGCAGTGGAGGTGAAGCGCTATGAATGACAAATGGTGCCCGACAACAAGAAGCTTCCAGATCAGCGTGTTGCTTGCCGTGCTTCTCATGGGTTTTGCTTCACCCAATGTATTGTCAGCGAGCGGCTTTGACCTCGATGATATTCTTTTCTGGGCAGGCACCGGGGACAACGAATCAGCTCTGGTAATTGACTGGAATGGCGCAAGCGCGGATGACAGTTCACTGGTATGGGGGTATCGGTGGGGCGGAGATACCAAGACGATCGACATGCTCACCGCCATTGTTGCTTCCGACGAGCGACTCTACGCCAAGATAGGACCGATCAGTGGTTTCGGCGTCGGCGTGATCGGAATTGGCTACGACGCCAATAACGATGGACTCTTTGCCCTCGATGATGAAACTTGGTTCAACGAAAATGGAATCTCAGATCTTGTACCCTCGGAAGGTGCGCAATCCGTGGATCCGGACGATTGGTACCAAGAAGGTTGGGGTACTGGCGAGACCCCGGAGGAACGCGTCTTCTGGAACTTCGGCATCGCCGACGCGAGTCCTTTCGATGGAGCGTCCTGGGAGCGATCCGGTATGGGTGTGTCGAGTCGCACCCTTGCCGACGGCAGTTGGGACAGCTTTGCATTCGGCCAAACCAATCAGGTTTATTTCGCTGCCAATCCACTGGCCGCTGAGCCTTACGCTAATGCCGATTTCGATAACGATGGCAATGTCGATGGTCGTGACTTTGTCCTTTGGCAACGCGGATTTGGAATCACCGGCGGGGCAATTCCCATCGATGGCGACGCCGACAAGAACGGCGTAGTTAATTCCATGGATCTTGCCTTCTGGTCCCAGCAATACGGCGACTCATCTTCAGCAATTCTTTCAGGAATCCCCCTGATCATCCCCGAACCATCAACAGGCCTGTTTTCGATGGCATTTTTGCTTCTTGTACCCCTTGTTCTGAACTTTAGCAGGAGAAATTGAACTCATGAACTCACACCTTAGAAAATCTTGTTTCGCCTGTCTGGCAATGTTGGTCCTGGCAGCTCCAAGCAATGCACTGGCACAACATGCCGTAGAAGTCCTGTCCTACGACTCCGGCAGCACACCTGCGTCGGGCTTTACTAGTTCGTCCGCTGCGCTTGGAATACCGGAGCGAGACACAGGCGAAGGCGTCTTTCCCGGTGAAGTGACTCTCTTCAATCCCCCCTGGCTCGATAGCGAAATCGTATCAATCGGCGAAGGCGGATTTCTGGAGTTGCGACTCTCGAACTATGTGCTGGCTGATCCCACTGGGCCTGAACTTGGCGTGTTTACGAATGTCGGATTCATCGACGTCGATTTTCCCAATGGACAGATAGGCTCACCTCCCGGCATTTTTGGCGCAGATTCAGCAGAAGTTTCTGTGAGCGAAGATGGACTTACCTGGTTCAACTTAGGAGAAATTCTGTTCGACTTACCAACTCAAGGCTATGCCGACACTTCGGGAACCATACCTTTAGATTTCCAGCAGCCGTTCACGGGAGTATTGGCGGACTTCGCAGGCTTGCCGTTTGAGAATGCAGTGAATCCGGACGCTCTCGAATTGCTGGCTGGTTCAGGAGGGGGAACCTGGCTCGACATTTCCGGCGCGCCGTTCTCTCAGATCGGGTACGTCCGCTTTGCCGTTGCCGACGACCTCGATTCGAATACGTCACTGAATTTCGAACTTGACGGCGTATCGATTTCGACTTCAGCGATGGGTGGACCAGTCCCCGAACCAGGCACTTGTCTCCTACTGGCTGGGGCTCTGTCGATGGCGAGTTTTCGGCGTAGATAAACAAGTTGCCGCGTGACATCTGGCCCGTGGAATGGTTCAATGGATGGCCCCATTGTTTTTCTCGCCGAACCATTCCGCGGGCTCTTTTATGCCTGAACACTCACAAGAAACTACCCACAACGCCCGTGCATGGGATAAGTTAGCTCGCCAGCAAGTCCCCTTGGCCCAACCGGCGACCGATGCGGACCTGATTGACCCATTGGCCAAGGTCGATCCACTGGGTTGGTTGGACAGCAATATTCGTGATAAGCAAGTGCTCTGCCTCGCAGCAGGCGGGGGGCGACATGGAGCACTTTATGCCGCTGCAGGCGCCAAGGTTACCGTCGTTGATATCAGCGGCGAGATGCTCGCGCTTGATCGGGCTGTTGCTGCCGAGCGACAGTTCGACATTCGCACGGTACAGACTTCGATGGACAATCTTTCGATGTTTGCCGATCGTGAATTTGAAATCGTGATTCACCCTGTAAGTACCTGTTACGTCTCAGACGTGTCGCGAGTGTTTGCCGAAGTGGCGCGTGTGTTGAAGCCTTATGGACTTTACATCAGCCAGCACAAATCACCGGTCAGTCTACAGACTGAGATTCGTTCTCGCGATGACACGTATCGAATCACCGAACCGTACTATCGCAAGGGCCCCTTGCCTCTGGTGGAGCCATGCCGAGTACGCGAATCGGGGACACTCGAGTTTTTGCATCGCTGGGAACAACTGGTCGGTGGCCTATGTCGCGCAGGATTCGTCATCGAGGATTTGGTTGAGCCGCAGCATGCAGACCCTGATGCGGATCGCGGCAGCTTCGGACATCGATCACAATTCGTGGCGCCCTATGTGCGGATCAAGGCGCGACGAATCAATTCATCTCCATCAACGAGCGTGATCGAGTTGGCTTGAAATATGTGAAAACTGCCTTCGGCCAAAGTCGTAACGACACTTTGGCCTTCGCTTTTGAATTCGAGAATCGCACTGCCCTTTCCTAATTCGGCATCGTCGGGGTGGGGGTAATTACCAGTAAGTCGAGCGTCATGCAATCAAGACTCCGCGATAAAGCTCATGTGAAGTTCGGCGTGGCGACGATTGATTGCCCGGGCTTGATCTGCGGTCAGGTCGCCGAAAAAAGCGTGGTCGACATGGTGATCGAGCTGCTTGAGCCGTTCTACCGCGGTGCGTAAGTGCGCCAGTGCCGGCAGGACGTCGGTTTCCTTCGGCATGATCTTCTGCGCGACCGATTTTGAAGGTTTGAATCCCGAAGGCATGCCGTTCTTGAGAAATCGCTCAAACATCACATTTCTGCTGATGAATCGAACGAACCAGTTCACGTTCATGGGAAAGCCGTCGATCGTCATCTCCATCACGCTAGCGACGTGATCGAGAATTTGCCCCTTCGACCAGTTCCCCGTGGTGGGGGCATCGGCGGCGACGAGCCGCTCGGCGTCGGCCACCAACTCATCGAGCGAGGTGTATTCAATCTTTCTTCGAAGGCAAGTCTTGGTATTTACCGGCATAATCAGTTCCAAAGAGAGTGGACTGGAAAGGGTAGTCATCCATGGTCACGCAGTGTTCCCATGGTGTCAAGATTCGTCCAGAATCGGAAGCGACACCGCGGAACGAGTCTATTGCGATGCCATAGGCTACGGTGAAACAAGGCCGTCGGCCAGTCATCCGTGGCTTCCAGAAGGCAAGCTCGAATTATTCTCAAGAGCCGGTATGATGTTCCTCTATGAGATTTCGGCTACTTGTTTCCTGGATCTGGTTTTTTCTGGTGCTATTCTCATACTACGTGCTCAAGCCGGTCCGCGATGCGCTGGTGACTGAGACGCGCCTCTACGGGCCGTTGTATTTGGCGACGTTTCTGGCTGTGTGTGTCGCGCTGCCGTTGTACTGGCGAATCGTGGCGCGGACGACGCGGCAACAGCTTGTGTTCGGGGTGTATCAGTTTTTCGTGGTTTGCCTGGTCGTGTTTGCCGTGCTTGTGGCGCGCGGGCATGCCGAAACGGCCTGGCTCCGCAACGCGTTCTTCGTGTGGGTGAGCGTGTTCAATCTGTATGTCGTGGCCGTGTTTTGGAGCGTGATGGCCGACCTGTTTTCGGCTGAGGAGGGGAAGACCTGGTTTGGCGCCATGGCTGCGGCGGGGACGACGGGTTCGATCGTCGCGTCACTCGTAGGAGGCTTCGTGGCTCAGCGATTGGGCGTAGCCTGGCTCATGGTAGCTGCGATTCTCGCGTTGGAGTTGTCGATCCTGCTGGCGTGGTTGGCCTTGCGATTCGAGCCGCGCGGTAGTGGTGAGGCACCCCCCTCCAGTGGTTCGATCCGCGAGGGGCTGCGCACGGTTCTGGCGTCGCGATACTTGTTGATGATCTGCGCGTTCACGGCCATCGGCAAGTTCGCTGCGACATTCGTATACAACAACTTTCAGCACGCATTGCGGGACGAGGGGTTGGGGGTCGAAGCTCGCACCCAGTTGTTTTCGACGATGAACTTCTATTCCCAAAGCGGCACGCTCGTGTTCCAGGCCATCTTGGCGGCAGCACTGATGCGGCTTGCCGGCGTGGGCGCGACGCTGGCCACTGCTTGCGGAGTGATCGTCGGCCTGTTTGCGTGGCTTGCGTTTGACGCGAGTCTTTGGCCGCTGATGGTCGCAAAAGTGGTCCAGGAGATCGTGGGTTATGGCCTGCTGGTTCCCGCGCAGCAAGTGCTGTTCACGGTGGTGAGCCGCGCAGAAAAATACGAGTCGAAGGCGTTCGTCGACACGGTGGTGTTCCGGGGGAGCGACGTGGTCGCATCGCACGTCTGCGACGCCCTGGGACGGTTCTCAGTCAGCGCGGCCGCGATGGCGATTCTACCCCTCACCGGAGCTTGGATGATACTGGGAGGATGGCTGGGGCGCGAGCAGGCCGCGCGATCCCAATTAGATGACTCCAAGAAGAGTTCGGCAATCGAACCCAGCTCATTGCCATAAGCTACCCTGAAAGAAGGACGTTGGCCATCTTCACCCTCACTCGTCGGATTTGTCATCAACCGGCCGCATTCGCCACCAGATTGCCAGTACGCTGCCGATGAGTGAGTGGACTACAGCCGAGATGGCACACGGTACTGCGGCTAAGCAGATTTGGGTCTGCGGGTTAGTGAAATGCTTGGTGGCCAGAACTGTGCCGAGGCCTGAGTTTTGCATGCCGACTTCAATCGACACCGTGCGGCGTATGAGTTCGTCGTAACCGAACAAGTGGGCGGCGAGGTACCCCATCGCAAACCCACCTGCGTGGAGCGCCCCCACGGCGAGCACGAGCTGTCCGCCATAGGCAAACACGAGGTCTGCATTTCTACCGATGATGTTGGCGCAGATGAGCGCGATCATGATCACACTGACGAGGGGGGCAACCGGCGTGATGCGATGAACCAACCGCGGCAGCAAGTGATGCAAAACCAGACCGGCGAGCACTGGGAGCAAAACTACCTGTACCGTTGAGATCAACAACCCCCAGGCGTCTACTGGCAACCGTTCCCCGACCAACCATTTGGTCAGCAGCGGTGTGAGCAGAATCGCACCGAACGTGGAGCACATCGTCATCAAGAGTGACAAGGCGAGGTTAGCACGGGCGATGTAGGTCACCACGTTCGAGGCCGTTCCGCCCGGACAACAAGAGACCAAGATGATTCCCACGGCAAGTTCTGTCGGCAGGCCGAATGTGGTAGCGATGGTCCACCCCAGCAATGGCATGATCGAGAACTGGGCCACAAACCCCAACAGAATTGGTTGGGGCATTATCAGCACACGAGCAAAGTCGCTTGCCGAGAGCGTGATCCCCATGCCAAGCATGATCACCCCCAGCCCGAACACGATATACGGCCCGAACCACTCGAATAACGACGGCTCCCAAAGTGCTGCAGCGCAGCACACCAGCACCCAAAGGGGAAAAAGATTCGCGAGTAGATTTAGAAGTCGGGCCACGGCCGCATTGTAGCAGACGCTTCGTAAGCAGGTGAAGCTAGACTGAGCGAGGAGCTGTCAAGAAAGTGCTTGCCGGAATTCGCCAAAGCAGTCTAGAACAAATCTTTCACAGCACACGAAAATCCCGGCAAAACGATATCGTCCGACATACTTTCACCAGCGGCGTTGACTTGAATATCGCGATGAGGATGATGAGTCGTCACGGTTTCGAGCTTCGGATCTACAATCCAGACAGCTACACAGCCTGCCTTGAGCCAAGCGTCGATTTTCTCGTTGACTTCCCCTGTCCGATCACTCGGCGAGAGAACCTCAACCGCCAGGTCAGGCGCACCCGGCCAAAACCCTTCGTCAAGCAATTTCACTGGCACGTTTTCCTTGGCAACAAATGCAATATCGGGAGCACGCACTGTGTCGGGATCTGACGACAAACGAAAGCCTGTCTCAGCACCGAACATCATGCCGAGGTTGTTGGCGTCAACATAAGCTGCAAGTCTTACATGAAGCTTGCTCACGATGCTTCCATGGTGCCAACCGGTGGGTGACATAGTTCGCAGTTCTCCTAAGACTAGTTCGTAGCGTACCCCCATACCTCTTGGCAAAGCCAGGAGTTCGTCGGCAGTTGTTAGCGTGTGTGTACTCATGTAGATAATTATAGCAGATGGAAGCACGATAGCAGAGAGATTTCAGACTCACTACTCAGATACCTCAAATGCTTCGCGTTCGAACGGATTATCCCGATAGGGGTCCAAACCACGCAAAGCAGCAACGGCCGACGCAGCCAGATAGAGCGGAATAAACAGCGGTCCCCAACGCTCGTATTGGCGGACATGTACTCGTTCGTGTTCGCGAGTTGAATCGAGACACTGCTGGTCACAGCCCCAAACGACGTGCCCCAGCGTGACGGCGGCACCGGCCCCGACCCAGGGTAGCCCGATCTGCAAGAGCTTCGTAATGATGCCACCTTGTGCCTCGACCACGCCGTCAACAACGGTTGCCTTTCCACCTTGTGTGAGTGCAAAAGGAATCATTGATATTCCTAGCAACGACGCAGGGGAAGCCCAGAGATAAAGGAGAGGCTTAGGCAAACGCACAGTTTTCCTCGGATGTTCGATTTGACATGACGAGCAGGTACATTCTCTGGGCGATTACGCTTCCGCCTCGCCTAAGGTCTCATCATTTGACTCTTGCTCCTTTGGATTGTAAATCGCAAGCGACTCGCGACTTGCATTGGTTACCGCTCGCCGCTCTCCCATGACCTCGTCCATGCGCATCACAGCCCACCAGGCGGTGATGTAGGTGATCTGTGTGATAGCCATAGCGAATGCCCAGGAGGGGAGTGGGCCACGATCGTAGAGTCGCGCTACGCCGTATAGTAGCAGTGCAAACAAGTAGGCGACCATCAATCGCAAAAGTCTTGTACCCGGTGGCAAGGGTTTAAAGAACACCAACACCAGAGCTAGGGGAATCAACACGGCACACATCAACCAGATCCACCACAGTTC contains:
- a CDS encoding DUF1559 domain-containing protein: MSSVKPMRQRSLRRSGFTLVELLVVIAIIGVLVALLLPAVQAAREAARRSQCQNNLRQLGLAALNYEHQHQQLPVGCIGYGLQDGKQLLISWNVQLLPFLEQEALAERFDFAVASYKEPNRQLGATLMPMFLCPSTPEEQLFSPISLWRGQAFTDYAGVYGVEGPGRDHPDFGNPHALHPPLQTVNDESLGVMVYDVPVSLKQIQDGTAQTAIFAEVLVRRVSSMEWANGHNILAQHESIPINGELGYDEIGSPHPGGALVTFCDGHASFLHDELEQNALNALLTRSGGEAL
- a CDS encoding PEP-CTERM sorting domain-containing protein (PEP-CTERM proteins occur, often in large numbers, in the proteomes of bacteria that also encode an exosortase, a predicted intramembrane cysteine proteinase. The presence of a PEP-CTERM domain at a protein's C-terminus predicts cleavage within the sorting domain, followed by covalent anchoring to some some component of the (usually Gram-negative) cell surface. Many PEP-CTERM proteins exhibit an unusual sequence composition that includes large numbers of potential glycosylation sites. Expression of one such protein has been shown restore the ability of a bacterium to form floc, a type of biofilm.), giving the protein MNSHLRKSCFACLAMLVLAAPSNALAQHAVEVLSYDSGSTPASGFTSSSAALGIPERDTGEGVFPGEVTLFNPPWLDSEIVSIGEGGFLELRLSNYVLADPTGPELGVFTNVGFIDVDFPNGQIGSPPGIFGADSAEVSVSEDGLTWFNLGEILFDLPTQGYADTSGTIPLDFQQPFTGVLADFAGLPFENAVNPDALELLAGSGGGTWLDISGAPFSQIGYVRFAVADDLDSNTSLNFELDGVSISTSAMGGPVPEPGTCLLLAGALSMASFRRR
- a CDS encoding class I SAM-dependent methyltransferase, with amino-acid sequence MPEHSQETTHNARAWDKLARQQVPLAQPATDADLIDPLAKVDPLGWLDSNIRDKQVLCLAAGGGRHGALYAAAGAKVTVVDISGEMLALDRAVAAERQFDIRTVQTSMDNLSMFADREFEIVIHPVSTCYVSDVSRVFAEVARVLKPYGLYISQHKSPVSLQTEIRSRDDTYRITEPYYRKGPLPLVEPCRVRESGTLEFLHRWEQLVGGLCRAGFVIEDLVEPQHADPDADRGSFGHRSQFVAPYVRIKARRINSSPSTSVIELA
- a CDS encoding DUF1569 domain-containing protein codes for the protein MTTLSSPLSLELIMPVNTKTCLRRKIEYTSLDELVADAERLVAADAPTTGNWSKGQILDHVASVMEMTIDGFPMNVNWFVRFISRNVMFERFLKNGMPSGFKPSKSVAQKIMPKETDVLPALAHLRTAVERLKQLDHHVDHAFFGDLTADQARAINRRHAELHMSFIAES
- a CDS encoding NTP/NDP exchange transporter is translated as MRFRLLVSWIWFFLVLFSYYVLKPVRDALVTETRLYGPLYLATFLAVCVALPLYWRIVARTTRQQLVFGVYQFFVVCLVVFAVLVARGHAETAWLRNAFFVWVSVFNLYVVAVFWSVMADLFSAEEGKTWFGAMAAAGTTGSIVASLVGGFVAQRLGVAWLMVAAILALELSILLAWLALRFEPRGSGEAPPSSGSIREGLRTVLASRYLLMICAFTAIGKFAATFVYNNFQHALRDEGLGVEARTQLFSTMNFYSQSGTLVFQAILAAALMRLAGVGATLATACGVIVGLFAWLAFDASLWPLMVAKVVQEIVGYGLLVPAQQVLFTVVSRAEKYESKAFVDTVVFRGSDVVASHVCDALGRFSVSAAAMAILPLTGAWMILGGWLGREQAARSQLDDSKKSSAIEPSSLP
- a CDS encoding bile acid:sodium symporter family protein; this translates as MARLLNLLANLFPLWVLVCCAAALWEPSLFEWFGPYIVFGLGVIMLGMGITLSASDFARVLIMPQPILLGFVAQFSIMPLLGWTIATTFGLPTELAVGIILVSCCPGGTASNVVTYIARANLALSLLMTMCSTFGAILLTPLLTKWLVGERLPVDAWGLLISTVQVVLLPVLAGLVLHHLLPRLVHRITPVAPLVSVIMIALICANIIGRNADLVFAYGGQLVLAVGALHAGGFAMGYLAAHLFGYDELIRRTVSIEVGMQNSGLGTVLATKHFTNPQTQICLAAVPCAISAVVHSLIGSVLAIWWRMRPVDDKSDE
- a CDS encoding Uma2 family endonuclease, with amino-acid sequence MSTHTLTTADELLALPRGMGVRYELVLGELRTMSPTGWHHGSIVSKLHVRLAAYVDANNLGMMFGAETGFRLSSDPDTVRAPDIAFVAKENVPVKLLDEGFWPGAPDLAVEVLSPSDRTGEVNEKIDAWLKAGCVAVWIVDPKLETVTTHHPHRDIQVNAAGESMSDDIVLPGFSCAVKDLF